A part of Solicola gregarius genomic DNA contains:
- a CDS encoding general stress protein, translating into MAPNPQRPSIQLDYPWSLGTYDEYADAQKAVDYLSDQEFPVENCMIVGTDLKQVERVTGRLTYGRAAAAGAASGAWFGLFIGLMVGLFAEDGSWIGVVLSAALIGIVFGAVFGIVGYAMTGGRRDFTSVTQVVATKYEVLVEHKHLAKAQELLQQMPGRQVEW; encoded by the coding sequence ATGGCTCCCAATCCGCAACGTCCGTCGATCCAGTTGGACTACCCGTGGTCGCTGGGCACGTACGACGAGTACGCCGACGCGCAGAAGGCGGTCGACTACCTGTCCGACCAGGAGTTCCCCGTCGAGAACTGCATGATCGTCGGAACCGACCTAAAACAGGTCGAGCGGGTCACGGGGCGGCTGACGTACGGGCGCGCCGCCGCGGCCGGCGCCGCATCGGGTGCCTGGTTCGGTCTGTTCATCGGCCTGATGGTCGGGCTGTTCGCAGAGGACGGCAGCTGGATCGGCGTCGTGTTGAGTGCCGCACTCATCGGCATCGTGTTCGGCGCGGTCTTCGGCATCGTCGGTTACGCGATGACCGGGGGGCGACGTGACTTCACGTCGGTGACCCAGGTCGTCGCGACGAAGTACGAGGTGCTGGTCGAGCACAAGCATCTCGCGAAGGCACAGGAGCTGCTGCAGCAGATGCCCGGCCGCCAGGTCGAGTGGTAG
- a CDS encoding acyl-CoA dehydrogenase family protein yields MGRLVSTEGLTDVQEEILKTVRAFVDNEILPVATELEHRDEYPTDIVEGLKELGLFGLTIPEEYGGLGESLLTYALVVEEIARGWMSVSGVINTHFIVAYMLMQHGTEEQKQHYLPRMAAGEVRGAFSMSEPGLGSDVSAIKTKATRQDDGSYEITGQKMWLTNGGSANLVALLVKTDEGKEKAHQNLTTFLVEKESGFGETAQGITVPGKIEKMGYKGVDTTELILDRHRIGAEQVLGGAPGRGFYQMMDGVEVGRVNVAARGVGVANRAFELGIDYAQQRETFGKKIAEHQAVLFRLAEMGTKVEAAHAMVVGAARKKDSGERNDLEAGMAKYLASEYCAEVVEASFRIHGGYGFSKEYEIERLYREAPMLLIGEGTADIQRMIIGRRLLEEYKAG; encoded by the coding sequence ATGGGTCGCCTCGTGTCCACCGAAGGTCTCACCGATGTCCAGGAAGAGATCCTCAAGACGGTTCGCGCCTTTGTCGACAATGAGATTCTGCCGGTGGCGACCGAGCTCGAGCACCGCGACGAGTACCCGACGGACATCGTCGAGGGGCTCAAGGAGCTCGGCCTCTTCGGGCTGACCATCCCGGAGGAGTACGGCGGCCTCGGTGAGTCGCTGCTCACGTACGCCCTCGTCGTCGAGGAGATCGCGCGCGGCTGGATGAGCGTCTCGGGCGTCATCAACACCCACTTCATCGTTGCGTACATGCTGATGCAGCACGGCACGGAAGAGCAGAAGCAGCACTATCTTCCGCGGATGGCCGCCGGTGAGGTACGCGGTGCGTTCTCGATGTCCGAGCCGGGTCTGGGCTCCGACGTCTCGGCGATCAAGACGAAGGCGACCCGACAGGACGACGGCTCGTACGAGATCACCGGGCAGAAGATGTGGCTCACCAACGGCGGCTCGGCGAACCTCGTGGCGCTGTTGGTCAAGACCGACGAGGGCAAGGAGAAGGCGCATCAGAACCTGACGACGTTCCTCGTCGAGAAGGAGTCCGGATTCGGTGAGACCGCGCAGGGCATCACGGTCCCCGGCAAGATCGAGAAGATGGGCTACAAGGGCGTCGATACGACCGAGCTCATCCTCGACCGGCATCGGATCGGCGCCGAACAGGTTCTCGGTGGAGCGCCCGGCCGTGGCTTCTACCAGATGATGGACGGCGTGGAGGTCGGGCGCGTCAACGTCGCGGCGCGTGGCGTCGGCGTGGCGAACCGTGCGTTCGAGCTCGGCATCGACTACGCCCAGCAGCGCGAGACCTTCGGTAAGAAGATCGCCGAGCACCAGGCCGTACTCTTCCGGCTCGCGGAGATGGGTACGAAGGTCGAAGCCGCGCACGCGATGGTCGTGGGGGCTGCCCGCAAGAAGGACTCCGGTGAGCGCAACGACCTCGAGGCGGGGATGGCGAAGTACCTCGCGAGCGAGTATTGCGCCGAGGTGGTCGAAGCGTCCTTCCGCATCCATGGCGGCTACGGGTTCTCGAAGGAGTACGAGATCGAGCGGCTCTACCGCGAGGCACCGATGCTGCTGATCGGCGAGGGCACCGCCGACATCCAGCGGATGATCATCGGCCGCCGGCTCCTGGAGGAGTACAAGGCGGGCTGA
- a CDS encoding DUF6752 domain-containing protein → MGEVRKRLGAVKRRIVPTDEGDDLVQRVESMRQRIAVLEREVQENRELNRRLAELTDVVTELLIPLADRDDDSVHELLDKYRAQL, encoded by the coding sequence ATGGGAGAAGTACGCAAGCGCCTCGGCGCAGTGAAGCGCCGGATCGTGCCCACGGACGAGGGCGACGACCTCGTGCAGCGGGTCGAGTCGATGCGCCAGCGGATCGCGGTCCTCGAGCGTGAGGTGCAGGAGAACCGCGAGCTCAACCGGCGGCTGGCCGAGCTCACCGACGTCGTCACCGAGCTGCTGATCCCCCTGGCAGATCGCGACGACGACTCGGTGCACGAGCTGCTCGACAAGTACCGCGCGCAGCTCTGA